The window acacttaggctatagaggcCCATTAaaacactttcaattttcgGATACAAGAATCCATAGGTATGTCTTAAAAACTACTTTCTCTcaagacaaataaataaaaaccaacaGAGTTGAGTATTTAAAGACCTTTTAAATAGTGAGTTTTATATCATTGCGTATTTCTggacaaacaatttttagaaatttcggAAATGGTAAATCCGGATTCGCTGAAGGTTTTACAAGACAGCTCAATATTTTCttggtcaatttttttattgccatcTTTCAAGGGAAAGTTCAATGTTCTTCATCCGAGCTTGAGCGAAATTACAGGATGGTTCAGTATTTCCAGAGACATAAACCCGGTTAGGTACACAAGCTACAACGAACATTATAAAAGTTTGAACTACTTGTTTTTAAACTCCATTCACATTCTGAGTTCTTTACTTTCATCTGAATTGAGCATGAATTGTAAGGAAATGTCCtcaaatttttatcgaattagAAAAACCCGCACCATCGCACTTTGTACAAAAACTAACCCGTCAGattagtaatataataataataaaacaaaagagggATACCGCCAATGGATAAGACCTAGACCAAGAGTCCTCTGTGCCCTTCTTGGGAACGACCTGTCACCCGAAGACTAGGCGTCTTCCGGTAGGAGGAGCTATTAAAATCGGATGAAGCTAATGGATTTTGTCTAGGGTAGACGCTACGCAGAAAGCCTACAGCTTCTCGGGATTTCTCCCAGGATTCATGGATCCAAGATATCGGACCCGAACATTATGAAGGTGATAGGTCAATCGACAGTGTCCTATCAAGAGTCCTACCACCCTTGTTAACTGTGCTCTAGAACCCGTCAGATTACTTTAAGTATTGTGGAATTAACTTAGTGTTAAGGATTAAGGCCCAGAATAGCCCCCAATAAATTTTCTACTTCACGCTTTTCGAAATTctggataaaaatattttagagaaGAACGTATCTCGGTCAACAACTCCTTTCCCATTCTTATCACAACttaaagttattttcaattctaaaaacagaataaaaacGATTGCGTTTATCACGAAAAGAAcaactgaaaatttattaaaaaaatattcaaactttaaaaaaaaaaaaaaacataatatctaGAACATCCCCTCCTTCTCCTCGGAAATAAAACATACCGTTACGTCATAAAGCAGATGTTACGTAATGACCTTACGCATCGTCATCATAGAAAAGAgttatattttttgggttaaaaattcaatatttaacaaaaaaaaaaaaaactttcaacccTACAagtgtttaacaaaaaaaaaaaacattttcgttcaatttaattgcattttttttttacagaaaaggGGAAATTTTTTGACAcacaaaagattttttttagttttttatttaaaggggttgagttgtaattaatttattgagtattttttatagaaatttttaaatccacTGTCACTGTTGTATTCGAAACGCgtgacattattttttttttaataaaacagtttttttatcaaaaaaataaattttcgatagattgattttttttttttaatttaaccctTCGTTTACATGTTTTTCAACCCtctgattacaaattttattctatataaaatgttttttttttacttattgatgatttttttgtacattattttaaatcattcgTTTTGGCAGATAACTCggtaaaaagtttgaaaaacgtATCACTGACCTTGACAAGACCTCAACTTTGGGCATTTTACTGTTCTCGACTGAAATGGATTCTAGTGGAAAGTGGATCCTTTGACAGGACATTGTCGACTGATCTCAGACGATTCGACGGTAATAACATGTTTAGAGGGCAATAAAATCCGTTCGCCTTGGACATtaataaaatcttctagttccATTTTCTCATAACAACATCGTACACCAGGACACGACGCTCTCTGGAGGAATGAGACGTTACAGTGAGGTAGAGAAGAAAACGATATcttatcttctctgtcactgtctaGGTCTTGCCACGAGGAGatggactcacttgagccagcctttctttgacgatctctccgacctgaaatccgttgacgtcaaagcactcctgcggTTCTTAAACctctccaaatggttcatggagtagcgGTCGGGAATGGGCCAACCATTTTTCGGTATTACAACGgactctatagtctaagtgtgtcccaacCCAGGATAACcactataacctaacctaacgtaGCCTAACCTAGGAATAGGGCCATCTTAGAAGCTATTCAAAACGTCCAAAATCTTTCTGCCGAGACTTCTCCTAAGACGGATAAGTTTAAAGATTGATCCGAATCCAAATGActtaatttcattttagttATTACCGGATAATAAGCATGTTAATAATGACGATTGCGCAGCTGTTCCTTGACGCGTTTTGGTGAAATTAAATGACACATAAAGCTATCAGAGGGTGGTTCAGCGAAATTACCATCAAATCCgcgttaatgtttttttttttttaacaaataaactccaaaaaaatggaataaaaaccttttttcgtaCGTGCCATctgtttttaagatttaaatccCGGTTCAGAGAGGgtgaaatctatttaaaaataaacattcaatttttatacattttaacccaaaaattcCGAATTAATCTTTTAATAGAAGAATAAATCAAATCCGTTGTTTacacaaatttatgaaaaatttgcaaCCCCAAAAATCTTATCTTTTGTGTTCGATATCAATAAAAGGGTGAAATATGtacaatttaccaaaaaaaatataaaataaataatataaatgcaacccttatttttctaaaatttgattatataatatttgtcattcaaaattacctaaaatttacaaaaatattttataggggttgaattttttttattacaaaagaactatgttaaatcattcaaaaaaaaaaaaatttttttgagtaaaaggCTTTGTTTTACAATCGTAACTCAAACCACAAATGTATTCAGTGAATAAAAGTTTAACTCAAATTTTGAgtccaaatttattttaagattaaaaagcTTTATTTGGTTGGGAAACTTATCTTGGAAGCGAAATGTGATTCAAGACATTTcgacaatatttaaaaaaaaattaaaatcttaagaaatttcatatgatttactgaagCTTTGGGTACAGCAGTGCCATCTATgccaatttttagcttttataCCTGTAGAATAGAAATTTTCATATGTGCAGAAAAACAAGAGCGTGACTTCGGAAAAATCAACgactttccaaatttttccacaatttttttcaatttatttgaaaactatgcatATTTATCGGGCataatatttgtgtatacaaagtgttctattattgactgtATAACTATTGCCTCCTGAAACAGATGAgaaaagaaagaagaaaatgttctttaccaaatttgaatCTGAGGCCCAACttacgagataattatcctagtttaattataatcaattaataaagaatatattcctcaaaatcaaattcatccaagaaaacactacttaaacagaggatgtgttttatcatagttgGAAGGAGTGACCTAAATGCATCGtctgtttaagtagtgttttattggataaatttgattttgaggaatgtatttttaattaatcgatTATAATAAGAATaggataattatctcgtaaattaggtctcagatccaaatttggtaaagaacatcTTCTTCTCttttctcagcttattcaggaaACGAAAGTTCTATAGTCAATAGAACAAATCGAAATACAAATCGATCAGAAATTTTACGCCCGATAACGTTGGGCTGGAAAAACGTGgaaaatcgttgatttttccTAAATCACATTCTTTTTTACAgcgcaaatttttgttttagaggtaaaagtttaaatttgacaTAGATGGCATTGTTGAACCCAAACTTCAGTAAATTTCACCTAAAAAAATTCCCCAAGAACTTCTCGGCTAACTAGTCTTTGAGTTGTCTCAAAACTTTGAGTCATATGGCACGctcaaaatatgtttaaaacaaccaattaaagcattttgatcaaaaatttaaccTTGGTCGCTATTTTGTTTATACCTGTATCCAAACTTTTATTAACTGGGCAAcaaattcccaaaaaaaaaaattatatatttagtaCCTATAACGTAATTTGATGTATGTTtcgtttttatatattcaagcTATCAAGCCGAATAATTTTTGGACGAAATTTGGTGCTAAGAatgttaaaagtattattaatatgtatgaGTCCTAATAGAAAAAAGTAACACGAATTCTAAACCCCCGCAATCCCCTTCCATTCCGAGTGTCTATGAAAACACTACgtcttatttttttctattaatttaatcgACTTGATAGAATTtcgaagtagaaaaaaaataaaacacaaaaaaatatatcaaagtaatTTCTAAAATGTTACAAATCTTGGATGATATCCGAAATATATATATGGAAAAATCGCATACGAAATTCAATCCAATCTCCAtagcagaaaaaaaatcaatttttcaccTTTTCAGCCATCTATCTGTAAATAGTGTATTTTAgttgagataaaataaaaatagatggcGCTTACTTATGCGATTTTAAGAAATACGTACCGAGTTTTTAAGTGATTTtgtattaagtaaaaaaatttcctttttttacgGTTTTAATTTCCAAAGcgaaaattatacatattaaaaaaaattgaggcgAGATtgagaataatatattttcgtaaattggtacattttttaactaaatttaaaaaaaaaagaattaattaaaaacgttGGGAGAAGAATTATAATTGTGATTGGAgcgtatttattattttgttcgattatttttaactttctaagATCAATTGTATCCATTTCAGAATATTTGTAATTACAGATTACAAAGCCACAATATTTACTAGAGTACcgcatttttttgaatttaaccaCCATGTTCAGTATCAGATTGGGGAGCTCTGAGCATCCACGGTTACCaatccataaaaaattaaaaaaattttgatgaaggcATCTATAACCAATAAAAAGGAACATGGATTAACGAAGACTAAAAAAGATAATAGAATAAGTTGAAAAACCGAACTAAAATGAACGGTTACCGGGTTTACcggtatttagaaaataaattaatgctcAGTATAGAtttgctaatttatttttagctaaAAAGTAGAGAAGTAACTCTCCATCTTTTAGTAGAGTTTTCACTGGAAAAgtgatagtttttgagatataatttaaaaaatatttagttttttgatgatttaatgAACCTAAAACCATAGAAACCATATAAAATTACCATAGAAATGACATAAAATAGTGCGCTACTCTATTAAATATAAGTTGTCTCTAACAACACCCgccaaattcaaaaacaaaggttttaagaaaaaaagtttttttacaaaagttgtGGAACAAAGAAATTGTTTAAGTGagctttatttgtaaaaatgaacTTTGCTCGAAAATCTTTTCTAGAACTcacaaattaaacaatttttttagctctataaattttgtatgaaagtttttttttctaaaatcatgATTTTTGGAATTTGGCTGCTGTTTCAATAAACGTTCTGTATATACTGTTTCTATAGTATTTACAAGAACGACATCTATCAGACATTAAACGAACTACCGCAGATGCAGATAATATGCAAGATATGTACAAACAGTTGTCTAACTATGattgtaaaagtatttttagaGTTGATCAGTATCagtgtaaaactaaaaaaaaaaataaagttgatatTCGAACTTATAcagaaatcattaaatttttataaggagtataatttaaataaaacaaacgcTTTTGTCGTGAACgacttctgtataaatttcgaaaacgattttcgataaatataattaaaagtatatttttaaattttttttgtaatattgaatatagtcaaaaccaaaaaaaaaaaaaataaaaataacaaaaaaatgaaaagagtcATACCAAGAGCTTTTTcgtacaaaaaatcaaaaaatttttaaaataaaaaaattttgaaaaaagtaaactatttaaaaaatttaaaaaaaaaaaaagaggagatttaaatacaaaaaaaaaaacattgctaTTTTAAATTCTAACCCAACTAATGTAAACTCGTATATTCTGTTTcatcgtaaataaaaaattaagtaaaaaatttatatttttcttttattttttctgaaacctTCCCTTTTACTCCTGTCATTAGCAAGGGTTCTCTAACCATGAAGGGGGTTGACAAGAGATTTCAATCTATTCTTATTTCTGTCGccggcgtaaccaattccgtccgaggtatgtttagggtagcgggttcgattcccgccgtcgcaacaaaattaattttattaatagttatgatgggctggtgtagtgcatggtatatgcatgaaggaggtgcactcagcctctgaaattgaggagctgataaatgaaattatcagcggaaaggtgataaaacacatatatggtatcacaaacgttctctatagcctaagtgtgtctttcgtggacagccaatataacctaacctaacctatttcCGTAATATCAATATTGCCGTAAAttgaaccgttttcgagatatctttTATGTTTCAGACATTCCTGAAACCCCTTAAATAGTGTTCCAAGGACTTCAAAAACCGCTTTATAATAATCCCCCCCCCGCCCTTACGTTGGCCTtcgatacagtgcataagtcAATATTTCTTAAAACGTACAACAATAAGGTTCGAGTTCTATTGTCAGGAGACAAGAGCTAGCTTGAATATGATCAAATAAAGACCCTCACatcaaaaacttatttaaattgagGCTAACAATTACCAAAACAATGCAAATGACGATGCACTCATGAACCTGTTACTGTTCTGAATCAAAAACAggtaatgttaatttttagttattttgttaaaatttaatttgcaaatagcaaaataggataaaaaaaattacaccttttttattcattttagcaTTTAGCGATTAGCGGGTGTCCTtgtattgcatttatttttaatatgcattGCGCATGTCTAAACTAAAAAACTGTAGCAAGGACATGCACTTTAATTTAATGCCActgtctttatttattattcacttCCATATACTAGACTAGTCAGCGTGTACGGAGGCTGGCTAGAATAGATTAGAAGAGATTTGAGTTAggaataattcttaaaaaatatttacctgctTTATTTCGAAGGTGCTTCAGAAGCCCTGCCTACTTCATTTATATCACTTGAGTGGAGATCAGATCACTCCAAGTCAGGGTATCGTTTTATTCCAATTTCCTCCTCTTTATACCAAAATCAGCAGATTttgcttcaaataattttcgttttaattaGGTTTTTTAATACACAGAAATAGTTCATGCACTCATTTTGGCTAATTTGTCAGCGTCTTCGTTGCCATCGATTCTTGAGTGCCCGGGTACCCAACCAACAATGACTGTTATTTATACCCAGATTTTTAGTGTTTCTATGCCCTTCAAAACCTTTTGGGAGGTTATTTCAGGTGAATTTAAAGCTTTAAGCACAGCCTGGCTAGGATCTAAATATAAGTTTTCATGTTTATAATGAAGCCTTAAAAAAATCAGGATATGGAATAATTTTAGGAAGTCCATTTTCTACCCAAATTTACTTTCGTATTCTGACTTTTATCCTAACTCCATAAACCCATCACGACTGACATATCTTCGACCCTTGACACATCTGTATTGACTTATAACCATGAAGAGGtaaaaacgatatattttaCTAGTTTGCATGTCTACTGTTCAATTTTATACCAAGATTTTGATTTGTATATGGATGTTATATGGCACTCTCGAAAGATTTTCGTagcaatttaaataaagataaacatATTGACATTCATctgttttgtttacaaaattgagTTCAATGTAAACGAAAACTGTTTTAccgacattttgaaaatattttttagtacaatcaACTGACCACCAGTTGATTCTGAcgtaatattcaaattttattttttaaataataaaaaattatattaaaaatcaatctaaataaaataaaaagaaatgatcaaaaatatagctaaaatatattaatcgataattaaataaagatatttaaattataaatcgaataaattttttcgtttaattttttgaatagaaattACCGCTTGATATGACGTCATTGCAAACGTTATAGCATGCTcgcttgataaataaaattcatattaaaatatttgacataGCCTGTACGTtacatccaaaaaaaaaaatttgtttatctgtTTTGAATTGTGACAAACCAAACATTCCAAAACGTTTTGACCATTGATTTCTGGTGAATTTTTATGCTAAACCATGTTATTTCAACTAATTTGTAATTTGTGacgatttaaatttgatatatatcattttttttacgaaGACGATACCAAATACATCAAAAAAACGGAATAATGTTTGCTTAGCATCTGTGATTTtccataacaaatttttgaattgttttgggTAACGTTGATATTTCGGTTCTAGTgagtactttttaattttttaattataaagtttttgttaataaatttcttaaaacgcCTACAATGATTCAATTGCGTCCCACATAATTGAATTCTGACAGTAATTAAAGGTTTCAATCTTGTGTTAAACAAGTTGTACATTTCAACAGGTTACATCAATGAAAATCGTTAAGAAACGATATTCCTCATCTTCGAAtaatcattttgttatattttgctgtgatttctatttattttgatgaataataaAACGAAGAGAATGGATTCGAAGGATAATTTGGTTTGTGCATCGGAGATTATTCCTGGTAAGTACATAACTTCTTCCATAAAACAATTATCATCAGATATTTTCCAGGAGAAAGTGTATAATTCCTTAAAGATTACATAATTAAAACCTTtttataccaagtttagtcccaagtttgtaacgcttaaaaatattgatgctaagcaaaaaattttgatataggtgttcataaaatcacccaattagtccatttccggttgtctgtctgtcgtctgtctgtcttctGCCGtctttcgtctgtctgtcttctgtcgtctgtccgtctgtcatcacgattactcaaaaacgaaaagagatatcaagctgaaatttttatagtgtgcttaagacgtagaaagtgagatcgagttcgtaaatgagcaacataggtcaattgggtctgtagtacccatcttgtaaaccgttacagatagaacaaaagtttaaatgtaaaaaatattccttataaaaaaataaccaacttttgtttgaaacattttttcgtaaatatcactgtttacccatgagggcgcaaagtaggcgtaaattgtatagtatgtaactatggtaatatcagttattatgtgtaatgtgaaagagtcATGAACACTGtcctatgcatggtatttcaacaaataactcagtcagttgtttgttttcacttgttagtctTAAGCTTTTTTTCTCagggttgaaaatttgttaaaatttcccTCACCTCGATTTCTTCATGTTAGTTTTAGAAAACTATTCtttcatatttgttttaaaaacagtaAGAGGTGGATCAAAATCCGGCGTGATTAGAAACGTAgactaaaaacaaattagacAAATTATCGACAATTAAATGATAGAAGACCTAAAAAACCTAGTCCTGATCATTTTTCTCTTCTTCCAACTTGAACGCCAGACCAGCAAGAGCAATGAAATCTTTGGTATCTTGCTACCCACTTTTTTATTAGCCCATCCTATATTATGGATGGGTAGTTAAGGGTTAATTAAATAGGAttgattttaagttttgtattttttttttagatcgattatattttgtaacgtTAGCAACGAATGAGAAGCCAAAAGCAACGGGCaaaagtcattattttaatgtggATAAAGAATTTGTATATGAGAGTTTTTATGCGGATTTTGGACCTTTAAATTTAGCAATGTTGTTCAATTATTGTCAAAAAGTGAATAAGAAATTACGttcggttaatttaatgaataaaaaaattgtacattataCGACGGTCAATCCACAAAAACGTGTTAATGCAGCCTATTTAATTGCATCGTATGCGGTAAGTTTTGGTTTATCATTTATACGCCATTTAAAACGCTCCAAACGTTCCTTGGAGCAATTCCAGTAAGGCACCCCTTTTTGTAGCAAGAATTGTAATATTTCGACAAACATTCGAATTCGAATCattgtaaaataacttaaattatgttgttttgaggaataattcatttatttaacattCAAAACGCTCCATGGGGTCATTCCAATGATACATccgttttttaaaagtaaagatttactttttgtatcaaaaattgtaatatttcgaCAAATATTCGAATTCGAATCATTGAAAAACAACTTAAATTGTCTATCTTTTAAGAATGCTTCATTTATCCCTTATTCAAAAAGCTCCTTGTAGCAATTCCAATGAGGCACCCGTTGTTTACTTTTTCTacgaaaaattgtaatatttcgaCTTCGAATCGTTgaaaaataactgaaattatgtatttttgaagAATGCTTCCAATATTCGCgttcaatttgaataatataaatatagaaaatgaattttgttttagataatatatttaaataagacGGCTGaggagatttttaaaatattaaccgCTGGTGATAATCCgccattcattttatttcgtgACGTATCGTTTGGGATGTGTTTGTATCAAATTTCATTGTTAGATTGTCTTAATGCTGTCTATAAAGCAAAAATGTTTGGTttctttgattttaataatttcgatgTTATCGAATATGAACATTATGAGGTAAGTCCATTCTAAAATCCAAATGTTCTTGACAGcttttgtcaaatatttatacagggtgttctgtaaTTGTCTGTAGAACTTGTCACTTCCTGAATAAGCTCAGAAAGAAAggaagaaaatgttctttattaaatttggaTCTTAGGCCatatttacgagataattaacctagtattatattaaaaaattttaaaaatatattcatgaaaataaaattcatccaataaaacattacttaaacagaggatgtgttttatcatagtgtgaaGGAGTGGCCTAAAggcaaaactgaaaattttgtttaatttagctttcgatattttgaaatccaaggcagatatcgaaaaatttcaaaggtgaaaataaggtacaaaaaattccaaccctatatcaaaaattgtcttggtgctcgtactaccttaagactGAGTTATTTGCCTTTTCGCTTTAAACTGTCGTATTTCctcatataaatttgaaatttgattgtttaaaaaatcttttctaAATGTTTTTGTACAGCGTGTAGAAAATGGTGATTTAAATTGGATTgttccaaataaatttattgcattttgtGGTCCACatgcaaaatcaaaaattgagaATGGTTACGCATTTCATGCACCCGAATCATATTTCTCATATTTTCGACGTAGTAATGTTACAACGATTGTacgtttgaataaaaaaatgtacgaTTCGAATCGATTTCAAGAAGCTGGTTTCATTCATAAGGATCTGTTTTTTATTGATGGGAGCACACCTAgtgataatattttgaaacaattcaTAAGTATTTGTGAGGCTACAGATGGTGCAGTCGCTGTTCATTGCAAAGGTAACTTTTAAATTTCTGCATGGTCCAGGATGACGATTGACCTTGAAAATCTAGAGATGTCAGGAAAATTTGTCCCCCTTCAGTTCTTGCACTCTAGGCTCGTGTCTAGTCTGACTCCATGATTAATCCGGGCCTGGCTATAATCATGGAAAAGTCAAAGAATTGATGAGATTAATTCGGTCGTCATCCTGTGTTGCTTTTGTTCGTAAATCTCCCGCTCAtaacattcaaatattttctgttttgtaGCTGGACTTGGACGAACAGGGTCATTAATTGGGTGCTATATAATGAAACATTATCGAATGACAGCAAAGGAAACAATTGCGTGGATACGAATTTGTAGACCTGGATCAATTATTGGTCATCAACAAAAGTGGCTCGAAAGGTAAGTAACTACTAAATAAACAGCCGAGATATTCATAAGGGATCAATTGTTTTGTTTCGATATTTTagcaaacaacaaaaaatgtggGATGAAGGTGACACATATCGGAAAACGCATGGATTGCCTGGACCGATAAAACATCGTGTTGGTATCTACTATTTAAATGAAGCAAAAGAGGATGATGACACCCCTCAATATGTGATATTAAAACCATCCTCACAGAACGATAACGTGAATCGTATACTCCAGAAGGTCGATACAATGAAACTAAACGATTTCGATGAAGATCAAGTGAATCATAATGAGATACAAGAGGATTGTGAAGGCACACAAGGTGATAAATTGAATAAGATCAAAGCGATGCGTCGTGCTAACAAACAAGCCCAAGCTGCTACCCaagcaaatacaaaaaataattccagCGAACGGACCAAATCTTCAACGACTGAACAATCGGTCGTTATCGTTCAAACGAAAGAAGTTACTACAAAAATGTGAGTACAAAtgcttttttagaaattaacgGGGGAAATttggattaatttaaaattaataatttggtcTTTTTATTGGCACCTTGACCCCCTCCTCCGTAAATGGCGCTCTTTCGTGCAAATTTGACTTTTcccttttttatacttttcgtaAATCAACTTGGCACCCTTCTTctacaaatttgtctttttttcttttaatttttcctcAGAACCCCTCGCTAATGCGAGGCCCATAACCAGTTGCCAAGAAAATTCCACAACCTTTATAAGAAAAGATAAACATTACCCCATTATTTGACGGGTACTATCAGTAAACGAAAATTTGTTTCCCTTTTTAATTTCGAAttcgtgaaaataattttcaatatttttagtgCGGAAAAAAGTTTTCCACAATTGGTACGTTGTCCAACAAATCGTAAATCATTACgtaacaacaataacaacacaTCTTCAAGTCCATTCCGTTTTATATTGGAAGAGACGACTggaaatacaaaacaaaagaataacGATAGTGGGACTTCCACAACAGATGGTACCACtacaaacaacaataataataataataatcgtaataTAACGACGCAGACAACAGCGTCTACAACTGCGACCACGGTTGTTCGACGTATACGTAAATGTAAAGACATACTCACATCAAAACCGTACACGGTAAGTATTCGGTTGCAATTGCCTTCTTAACCCCCATCTGACAGAAtcgacattttaaattataaaatttaaaatctttttaaggCCATTTCTGTTTTGTCTAAATTGAACAACTTTTGCGCacaaatacagtcaaaatcagTTTGTAACAACCCGACGCTTAGGTGTTCTAGAGTATCCCTCTGTCGGACGTCCTTAAATGAGATGGCAATTGTGTCACATTTCAGAGAATTTTTACATCGACAAGCTTGCTAGAAATGACACAAAGCTGAAGGACACAAGCATCAACAGGCATCCGGGAGTTCCGGGAGGATATCTTTTGAAGGACCAATCTTAGATggatatggcgtctggtggtcgccatattgaattttcattattgccatatcttcagtagcactagCAAGGtgaagacaaatcgattgacgtcagaaTCACCAAAATCGGCCGACGCATTTGAtatctagtgtgccacataagAACAcactttcaatttaaaatatggcgtctggtggtcaccatattaaattttcattactgccatgtattcagtagcactc is drawn from Chrysoperla carnea chromosome X, inChrCarn1.1, whole genome shotgun sequence and contains these coding sequences:
- the LOC123302619 gene encoding dual specificity protein phosphatase CDC14C-like, encoding MNNKTKRMDSKDNLVCASEIIPDRLYFVTLATNEKPKATGKSHYFNVDKEFVYESFYADFGPLNLAMLFNYCQKVNKKLRSVNLMNKKIVHYTTVNPQKRVNAAYLIASYAIIYLNKTAEEIFKILTAGDNPPFILFRDVSFGMCLYQISLLDCLNAVYKAKMFGFFDFNNFDVIEYEHYERVENGDLNWIVPNKFIAFCGPHAKSKIENGYAFHAPESYFSYFRRSNVTTIVRLNKKMYDSNRFQEAGFIHKDLFFIDGSTPSDNILKQFISICEATDGAVAVHCKAGLGRTGSLIGCYIMKHYRMTAKETIAWIRICRPGSIIGHQQKWLESKQQKMWDEGDTYRKTHGLPGPIKHRVGIYYLNEAKEDDDTPQYVILKPSSQNDNVNRILQKVDTMKLNDFDEDQVNHNEIQEDCEGTQGDKLNKIKAMRRANKQAQAATQANTKNNSSERTKSSTTEQSVVIVQTKEVTTKIAEKSFPQLVRCPTNRKSLRNNNNNTSSSPFRFILEETTGNTKQKNNDSGTSTTDGTTTNNNNNNNNRNITTQTTASTTATTVVRRIRKCKDILTSKPYTVWPSRNTNDNGKILTTKPSKRALTTDKDKSGPQCVKILRRSRTQNTALVENVVGGENSGGLITTRRQSSPIVTLESPNKTKILRNKRLTAP